A genomic segment from Bacteroidota bacterium encodes:
- a CDS encoding 3-hydroxybutyryl-CoA dehydrogenase codes for MAAKLKFEDLQTPLLAQRKGKDDFSLVGVIGLGVMGQGIAETVAGAGIEVMVVEKNERSLKAGLENLAKTMDVEIKRWSKTASEKRAVLSRIKTTTNIADLKGCDLIIEAIDENFEAKRQLIEAFYSVGKEDAVFISNTATLNLTKLAEFSKRPERIIGMHFLNPVVSVPLVEIVRAMKTSDETYKLVRRFAQRIGKTPVEVFEYPGFVTTRVILPILNEAMHVLMEGIAKADDIDTALRLGYGMPTGPLEMADTMGLDEVLMWMETLFHELGEPRYRPCPLLRRMVREGKLGKKVKEGFFKYDADGKRLNGTKS; via the coding sequence ATGGCAGCAAAATTGAAATTTGAAGATTTGCAAACGCCTCTTCTCGCGCAACGAAAAGGGAAGGATGATTTTTCTCTCGTTGGCGTTATCGGTCTTGGCGTAATGGGTCAAGGCATTGCGGAGACCGTTGCAGGAGCAGGAATCGAAGTAATGGTGGTGGAAAAAAATGAGCGATCTCTCAAAGCGGGCCTCGAGAACCTGGCCAAAACGATGGATGTGGAAATCAAGCGGTGGAGCAAAACCGCGTCGGAGAAGCGGGCAGTTCTCTCCCGCATCAAAACCACGACAAACATCGCTGATCTGAAGGGTTGCGACTTGATCATCGAAGCAATCGATGAGAATTTCGAGGCAAAGCGCCAGCTGATCGAAGCGTTTTATTCGGTCGGGAAAGAAGATGCGGTATTCATCTCCAACACTGCAACGCTCAATCTTACGAAGCTGGCCGAATTCAGCAAACGCCCCGAGCGTATCATCGGCATGCACTTTCTCAACCCTGTTGTATCGGTTCCACTGGTTGAAATCGTGCGCGCTATGAAGACATCTGATGAAACGTATAAGCTCGTAAGACGATTTGCCCAACGCATCGGCAAAACGCCGGTGGAGGTATTCGAGTATCCCGGATTCGTTACGACCCGGGTTATTCTTCCGATTCTCAACGAGGCGATGCACGTTCTGATGGAGGGTATTGCAAAAGCGGACGATATTGATACCGCGTTACGACTCGGGTACGGAATGCCAACCGGCCCGCTCGAAATGGCGGACACCATGGGACTTGATGAAGTGCTGATGTGGATGGAGACGTTGTTCCACGAGCTTGGCGAGCCCCGCTACCGCCCCTGCCCGTTACTTCGACGAATGGTGCGAGAGGGTAAATTGGGCAAGAAGGTGAAAGAGGGATTTTTCAAGTACGACGCGGATGGCAAACGTTTGAACGGCACAAAATCTTAA
- a CDS encoding YIP1 family protein yields the protein MLTPFAILYSPGATLARIKSKPEWLAPFLMLAAISIVLYVLTHPFLIEATLAHLPASANAGDKAAVAQTLHSELPLRSSFLPIRLLIGWSSFACTLFLIGRTVRSPEQLHFVKVFSLCVHAEMIGVLSQLATLIGLTLRGSVFLKMPALVPFSAAYLISTKDSVTFSLLNSINFFTLLYVLVLTKGISVQSGMSRRKSLIVVLLAFLGLLLFDAGAVALLRNTLHFGL from the coding sequence ATGCTGACACCGTTCGCCATCCTCTACTCGCCCGGAGCGACTCTCGCACGAATCAAATCAAAACCGGAATGGCTGGCGCCGTTTCTGATGCTTGCAGCCATCAGTATCGTCCTTTACGTTCTGACGCACCCTTTTCTCATTGAAGCAACGCTTGCACATCTGCCCGCATCGGCAAATGCAGGCGACAAAGCGGCGGTAGCGCAAACACTTCACAGTGAGTTGCCGCTGCGCAGTTCTTTTCTGCCTATTCGTCTCTTGATTGGTTGGTCGTCCTTTGCATGTACGCTTTTTCTGATCGGAAGAACTGTTCGTTCGCCCGAGCAATTGCATTTCGTGAAAGTGTTCTCGCTTTGCGTCCATGCCGAGATGATAGGTGTCCTTTCACAACTGGCAACATTGATTGGTCTTACTTTACGAGGAAGCGTATTCCTAAAGATGCCTGCTCTTGTCCCATTTAGTGCTGCATATCTCATCTCAACCAAAGATAGCGTGACGTTTTCGTTGTTAAACTCAATCAATTTCTTTACGTTATTGTACGTACTCGTACTCACGAAGGGGATTTCGGTGCAGTCAGGCATGTCTCGCCGGAAGTCCCTTATCGTAGTCTTGCTTGCGTTTCTTGGATTGCTTCTGTTTGACGCCGGCGCAGTGGCACTCTTACGGAATACATTACATTTCGGATTGTAG